From Erigeron canadensis isolate Cc75 chromosome 8, C_canadensis_v1, whole genome shotgun sequence, one genomic window encodes:
- the LOC122610114 gene encoding zingipain-2-like gives MATSTTTSAIILFFCLIMISQQTYATSNHISVERTEDEVNKLFELWLVTHKKTYNNNNNNNNALGEKEKRFQIFKDNLKFIDEHNSNGNRTYTVGLNQFADITNEEFRSMFLGNKADVNRRIAKQQRGDFSQRYASRENDMLPLNVDWRQRGAVTPVKNQGSCGSCWAFSTVAAVEGINKIVTGELISLSEQELVDCDNKYNNGCNGGEMDYAFQYIMSTGGIDTESDYPYKGVGDVCDPIRSTNAKVVSIDGYEDVPQMNEKALMKAVAHQPVSVGIEASGKAFQLYESGVYTAPCGTELDHGVVVVGYGSENGKDYWIVRNSWGPQWGEEGYVRMERNLVDSQAGKCGITMMASYPVKYANKEPRISNNVNIDPISSV, from the exons ATGGCAACATCTACAACTACATCTGCCATCATCCTTTTCTTCTGTCTCATTATGATCTCTCAGCAGACATATGCAACATCAAATCATATCTCTGTTGAGCGGACAGAAGACGAGGTTAACAAGTTGTTCGAGTTGTGGTTGGTTACCCATAAAAAAAcgtacaataataataataacaataataatgcaTTGGGTGAAAAGGAGAAGAGGTTTCAAATCTTTAAAGATAATTTAAAGTTTATTGATGAACATAATTCCAATGGTAACAGGACTTATACGGTTGGGTTAAACCAGTTTGCTGATATCACCAATGAGGAATTTCGTTCCATGTTTTTAGGAAACAAAGCTGACGTTAATCGCCGCATTGCTAAGCAGCAACGCGGCGATTTTAGTCAGCGGTATGCGTCTAGGGAGAACGATATGTTGCCTTTGAATGTTGACTGGAGACAAAGAGGTGCTGTTACCCCTGTCAAAAATCAAGGAAGCTGTG GAAGTTGTTGGGCTTTTTCGACCGTGGCCGCGGTGGAAGGAATCAACAAAATTGTAACGGGCGAATTGATCAGTCTTTCGGAACAAGAACTAGTTGATTGTGACAACAAATACAACAACGGTTGCAATGGTGGGGAGATGGATTACGCCTTCCAATACATCATGTCTACTGGTGGGATCGATACAGAATCCGACTACCCTTACAAGGGTGTCGGAGACGTCTGCGATCCCATTCGATCA ACTAATGCAAAAGTTGTTAGCATAGATGGATATGAAGATGTGCCACAAATGAATGAGAAAGCACTAATGAAGGCAGTAGCACACCAGCCAGTCAGTGTTGGAATTGAAGCTTCTGGAAAGGCTTTTCAGTTATATGAATCC GGTGTATACACTGCTCCATGTGGAACTGAATTAGACCATGGTGTGGTTGTGGTGGGATACGGTTCAGAAAACGGCAAGGACTATTGGATCGTTAGGAATTCATGGGGACCCCAATGGGGCGAGGAAGGGTATGTTAGGATGGAGCGTAATTTGGTTGATTCACAAGCCGGCAAGTGTGGAATCACAATGATGGCTTCTTACCCAGTCAAGTATGCCAACAAGGAACCGCGTATCTCAAACAATGTTAATATTGACCCGATAAGCAGTGTCTAA